One window of Oncorhynchus masou masou isolate Uvic2021 chromosome 33, UVic_Omas_1.1, whole genome shotgun sequence genomic DNA carries:
- the LOC135527870 gene encoding nuclear receptor coactivator 6-like isoform X4: MAHQHLPLELPQWTTVPDGDTESDSDRDSGVGEDAGSHRGNDISHRQDGVGERGGEGDFTIFVAFRGNMDDEDLQEKLDNILNGMPSMLELDSDRLQPQHVEPWNSVRVTFNIPREAAERLRLLAQNNQQQLRDLGILSVQIEGEGAINVAMGQNRGQEVRVNGPIGAPGQLRMDVGFPGQPGPGGMRMSNPSMVPSGPGMSGQAMVPSSSGQMHPRPPSQTDAMDPMMSLQQQQLQHPQAGPHNQGPMPPQAGPHSQGPMPPQAAHHIQVMQAGRQLNPAALQQLQQAQQQAQQQAQQQAQLSQLGGPRPPFNPSGQMPVPSGWNQLPSGVLQPPPAQGGPMGPAAWRKAPPQVQMGQRPPSLATVQTPSHPPPPYPFGSQQAGQVFNAMGQLQQQQQSGAGQFAAPQHKGPQGVLGGVAGLPRPHLPPSAGPQGNLTAKSPGSSSSPFQQGSPGTPPMMGQAQLGPRSMTPQGFPQGVGSPGRVVMGQQGNMQQGFIGMPQHGQPGPQVHQGGMGGAQSSASTPNTMQGPSHSQPNVMGLHSGMAGQPQGTNSGPSMSQPQPGLQSQMMDLQGQPVSSSPSQMVQGGGQGQTVLSRPLNPGQRGGMTPPKQLMPQQGQSQMLGGPGHQAMLLQQQQQNSMMEQMQQMQGNKQAFGLKGQAGVMPGQMMRGPSPNVPGNMAQFQQPQVGQQQQQMTPQQQHQQQQQMAQLQQLQQLQLQQLQQQQQQQQQQMTQQPQQVPIGGNPNQAMGMQGQQMRLPSGHPLVQQQLQQQQLQQKQAMLQQQQQQAAQQHPHALGDPSGATGDMGGVQQMLPDMQVQQQGMMGIGVPQHMQVGNGHFPGHGMNFNPQFGGQMPMGGPCAQAGGFPVNKDVTLTSPLLVNLLQSDISASQFGPGGKQAAGGPGQAKPKKKKPPRKKKPKVGEGQQPVEGLGGLDVGAGLEDPELPGLSGEQGVGMDPSGPKLSDFTNRPAGFPGQPGDQRVLQQVPMQFMQQQQQQQQQQQQQQQQQQQQQQQQQQQQQQQQQQQQQQQQQQQHQMQHMQQQQMQQLQQQQMQQLQQQQMQGLQAPPGQQQGVAGAQGPTQVQPQMHPHQLQQQQQQQQQQMLMIMKMQQEQAKSRMPLPPGGQHPPRGMLNPGEAQRTPGSQQGNMPVMINLQGHGGVPPSPDKPRGMPLMVNPQMAGAARRMSHPEAGQGTGADEAPGAANSLQDRPGGQEMGMPPGNGAQQMVVNQGPNAHMMKQGPGPSSQHPGASPQQQMPPQPQQGGPMPGLHFPNVPTTSQSSRPKTPNRASPRPYHHPLTPTNRPPSTEPSEINLSPERLNASIAGLFPPKINIPLPPRQPNLSRGFDQQGGLNPTTLKAIGQAPPSLTMPSNNGGGVGNSNNGQQSFPTGSGTANSGQGKPDKQPGGGQSKRTNPSNGRRSSPASSRKVTNPSSGRQKWTKITLASPSHQQQMVNPQAGHTMMLSPTPVPPSPVTLPPVAGVGLEPQQIQTPFQVMQGNPAEMPREGQGMAGVEHRQMPQPLRELSAPRMASPRVATPQEAKAGLEQTVVIVERQPVQSTPQQVSGSEASPSLRDAPSSLNQLLDNAATPSVPPRPTLSAPTGDAACKESSKASTVSENPSSVFQSSNVGATTVATTAAVNEPEAKPKPRSTPSPKLPNPVGSPNLQRNANTNLNANPGPSPNLNPTDSPNLNSNSSPSVKSSTPSPNLNPTITHGPTLNPTPSLSVSVGASVSHSSPIPSITSSPKLNPNPAVGPKPTPSPKPSTNVPTVLQIPASSATISPNQISYTPAPTPQASPAIISAMVAMPKKNIRPQQSSQQTRGPHTQFITTPVFNTGTPIFQVPTVSVAPNATVVSQPVTMVKPIQVSTTNIQLTAAPTQAQAPASTQAAVVSVASYQPARTLVGQVQMATRRASPVPVSTLPRPPQQSPGTPKSETPGEAPSGQKLSPPVGQPSPHPSLSPTALAFASSSVQQPLASPPPCSSPGAPASTRKSPMSPPLPAQGKPTQTPGSAPPVGNRPDYQQVAEARAAQPLEVTSQPQRGPNWAVPPHAFPPPPASVIQTRTTVSGAQTRTTVSGAQTRTTVSGAQTRTTVSGAQTRTTVSGAQTRTTVSGAQTRTTVSGAQTRTTAAAVPLKVTTPPPVSAPTPVLAQPTAPAQSCLPASTTTTPPPVSVPVPTRTPTTAPVPTPATSLPAPSSASVPSPSPSTSPVAGVPGPSNPPGDSPAISSLVAPTPTGAQPAPIAMEPPSQPAPLEPPAPAGNTPVSVQPEPLQQEEPAAPEKTAEVATVTEQGWAKKRKNPVNLVPRAAVEKPKGPSRRSSRAEKEVEEETVADSAQRKRPARPGASTVVAAKETGASPTQAKRRKSK; encoded by the exons ATGGCACATCAACATCTCCCATTGGAGCTTCCCCAGTGGACAACAGTCCCAGATGGGGACACTGAATCAGATTCTGACCGGGACTCAGGAGTCGGAGAAGATGCCGGCAGTCACCGTGGCAATGACATCTCGCACCGGCAGGATGGAGTTGGAGAGCGAGGCGGAGAGGGGGATTTCACAATCTTTGTTGCCTTTCGAGGAAATATGGATGACGAAGACTTACAAGAGAAACTTGACAACATCCTTAACGGGATGCCTAGTATGCTTGAACTAG ATTCTGATAGACTCCAGCCCCAGCATGTGGAGCCATGGAACAGTGTGCGCGTCACCTTTAACATTCCCCGGGAAGCAGCGGAGCGCCtcaggctgctggcccagaacAACCAGCAGCAGCTCCGAGACCTGGGCATCCTCTCTGTACAGATAGAAG GTGAAGGAGCCATCAATGTGGCCATGGGGCAGAACAGAGGTCAGGAGGTCAGGGTGAACGGACCAATCGGCGCCCCCGGACAGCTAAGGATGGATGTGGGATTCCCAGGACAACCAGGCCCAG GAGGCATGAGAATGAGCAACCCGTCGATGGTCCCCTCTGGCCCCGGTATGTCTGGCCAGGCCATGGTCCCCAGCAGCAGTGGACAGATGCACCCCAGACCCCCTTCGCAGACTG ATGCAATGGACCCCATGATGTCCTTACAACAGCAGCAGCTTCAGCATCCCCAGGCTGGCCCCCACAACCAAGGCCCCATGCCCCCCCAGGCTGGCCCCCACAGCCAAGGCCCCATGCCCCCCCAGGCTGCTCACCACATTCAG GTCATGCAGGCAGGGCGGCAGCTCAACCCAGCCGCCCTCCAGCAGCTGCAGCAGGCTCAGCAACAGGCTCAGCAACAGGCTCAGCAACAGGCCCAGCTCTCCCAGCTTGGTGGCCCCCGTCCCCCTTTCAATCCCTCTGGCCAGATGCCCGTACCCTCCGGCTGGAACCAGCTCCCCTCAGGGGTCCTCCAGCCTCCTCCAGCCCAGGGAGGACCCATGGGCCCAGCAGCCTGGAGGAAGGCGCCTCCCCAAGTCCAGATGGGCCAACGTCCCCCTTCCCTGGCTACGGTGCAGACCCCCAGCCACCCTCCACCCCCGTACCCGTTTGGTAGCCAGCAGGCTGGCCAGGTGTTTAATGCTATGGGGCAGctacagcaacagcagcagtcaGGGGCTGGTCAATTTGCAGCGCCCCAACATAAAGGTCCCCAAGGTGTGCTTGGAGGGGTGGCAGGACTCCCTAGACCTCATCTGCCTCCATCAGCAGGGCCTCAGGGTAACCTCACAGCCAAGTCCCCTGGGTCTTCATCTTCCCCCTTCCAGCAGGGTTCTCCAGGGACTCCTCCCATGATGGGTCAGGCCCAGCTAGGCCCGCGCTCTATGACCCCACAGGGTTTCCCTCAAGGGGTGGGCTCACCGGGCAGGGTGGTGATGGGACAGCAGGGTAACATGCAGCAAGGGTTCATAGGAATGCCCCAACATGGGCAACCTGGACCTCAGGTTCatcaaggaggaatgggag GAGCCCAGTCGTCAGCCTCCACCCCCAACACCATGCAGGGTCCATCCCACTCCCAGCCCAACGTCATGGGTCTCCACAGTGGCATGGCTGGCCAGCCCCAAGGCACAAACTCTGGGCCCAGTATGAGCCAGCCCCAGCCAGGCCTCCAGTCCCAGATGATGGACCTCCAGGGCCAGCCCGTGTCCTCGTCCCCCAGCCAGATGGTCCAAGGTGGGGGTCAGGGGCAGACAGTCCTCTCCAGACCCCTCAACccagggcagagaggaggcatGACCCCACCCAAACAGCTGATGCCACAGCAGGGCCAGAGCCAGATGCTTGGAGGGCCGGGGCACCAGGCGATGCtcctacaacaacaacagcaaaacTCCATGATGGAACAGATGCAACAAATGCAAGGAAACAAGCAGGCGTTTGGGTTGAAAGGTCAAGCCGGGGTCATGCCAGGTCAGATGATGCGGGGTCCATCTCCTAACGTGCCCGGTAACATGGCTCAGTTCCAGCAGCCTCAGGTGGGCCAACAGCAGCAACAAATGACTCCACAGCAGCAGCATCAACAGCAGCAGCAAAtggctcagctccaacagttacAACAACTGCAGCTACAACAgctacaacaacagcagcagcagcaacaacaacagatgacccagcagccccaacag GTCCCCATTGGAGGCAACCCCAACCAGGCCATGGGTATGCAGGGTCAACAGATGAGACTCCCCAGTGGTCATCCTCTGGTCCAACAGCAgctacagcagcagcagctccaacaaaaacaagccatgctgcaacagcagcagcaacaggcGGCGCAGCAACACCCACACGCTCTCGGGGACCCCAGCGGTGCTACAGGCGACATGGGCGGTGTCCAACAGATGCTCCCAGACATGCAGGTTCAGCAACAAGGCATGATGGGAATTGGAGTCCCTCAGCACATGCAGGTGGGCAATGGCCACTTCCCTGGTCATGGGATGAACTTCAACCCCCAGTTTGGGGGTCAGATGCCCATGGGAGGGCCGTGTGCTCAGGCAGGGGGGTTTCCAGTGAACAAGGATGTGACGCTAACCAGTCCTCTCCTGGtcaacctgcttcagagtgacaTCTCTGCCAGTCAATTTGGGCCTGGGGGGAAGCAGGCGGCTGGAGGACCTGGCCAGGCCAAACCCAAGAAGAAGAAACCCCCACGCAAGAAGAAGCCCAAAGTAGGGGAGGGACAGCAGCCGGTCGAGGGGCTAGG GGGCCTGGATGTGGGGGCTGGCCTGGAGGACCCAGAGCTGCCAGGGCTGAGTGGGGAACAGGGAGTGGGCATGGACCCTTCCGGACCCAAACTCTCAGACTTCACCAACAGGCCTGCAG GTTTCCCAGGTCAGCCTGGAGACCAGAGAGTCCTACAGCAGGTGCCCATGCAGTtcatgcagcagcagcagcaacagcagcaacagcaacaacaacagcagcagcaacaacaacaacagcagcagcagcaacaacaacaacagcaacaacagcagcagcagcagcagcaacaacaacaacagcaacagcatCAAATGCAGCATATGCAACAACAGCAAATGCAACAGCTGCAACAACAGCAAATGCAACAACTACAACAGCAGCAGATGCAGGGACTGCAGGCTCCTCCTGGACAGCAGCAGGGGGTGGCTGGAGCTCAGGGTCCGACTCAAGTCCAGCCACAGATGCACCCTCATCAgctacaacagcagcagcaacaacaacag CAGCAGATGCTGATGATCATGAAGATGCAGCAGGAGCAGGCTAAGAGCCGGATGCCCCTCCCTCCAGGCGGGCAGCACCCCCCCAGGGGCATGTTGAATCCCGGGGAGGCCCAGAGAACACCCGGTTCCCAACAGGGCAACATGCCTGTCATGATCAACCTCCAGGGGCATGGAGGAGTGCCTCCCTCTCCAGACAAACCCAGAGGGATGCCCCTCATGGTCAATCCACAG ATGGCTGGGGCAGCCAGAAGGATGTCTCACCCCgaggcagggcagggtactggggctGATGAGGCCCCTGGAGCGGCCAACTCCCTGCAAGACAGACCCGGGGGCCAGGAGATGGGGATGCCGCCTGGTAACGGGGCCCAACAGATGGTGGTGAACCAGGGCCCCAATGCCCACATGATGAAGCAAGGCCCAGGCCCCTCGTCCCAGCACCCTGGAGCCAGCCCCCAGCAGCAGATGCCCCCTCAGCCCCAGCAGGGTGGCCCCATGCCAGGCCTCCACTTCCCTAATGTCCCCACAACTTCCCAGAGCTCCAGGCCCAAAACACCCAACCGAGCCAGTCCCAGGCCCTACCACCATCCTCTCACCCCAACCAATCGTCCTCCCAGCACTGAGCCCTCTGAGATCAACCTCTCCCCTGAGAGGCTGAATGCCTCCATCGCAGGCCTGTTCCCACCCAAGATCAACATCCCTCTGCCCCCCAGGCAGCCCAACCTTAGCCGGGGCTTTGACCAGCAGGGTGGGCTCAACCCCACCACTCTCAAAGCCATAGGGCAGGCCCCTCCCAGCCTAACTATGCCCAGCAACAACGGAGGTGGTGTAGGTAACTCTAACAACGGTCAGCAGTCTTTCCCTACAGGCAGTGGAACTGCCAACTCGGGCCAGGGCAAACCGGACAAGCAGCCTGGTGGAGGTCAGTCTAAAAGGACCAATCCCAGTAACGGCCGCAGATCCAGCCCTGCCTCCAGCCGCAAAGTCACTAACCCCAGCTCAGGGAGGCAGAAGTGGACCAAAATCACCCTTGCATCCCCTTCTCACCAGCAACAGATGGTCAACCCCCAGGCAGGGCATACCATGATGCTGAGCCCCACCCCAGTGCCTCCGAGCCCAGTCACTCTCCCACCAGTGGCGGGGGTGGGCCTAGAGCCCCAGCAGATCCAGACCCCCTTCCAGGTGATGCAGGGTAACCCAGCTGAGATGCCCAGGGAAGGGCAGGGAATGGCAGGTGTAGAGCACCGGCAGATGCCCCAGCCTCTGAGGGAGCTCTCCGCCCCACGGATGGCTAGCCCCCGTGTAGCcactcctcaggaggctaaagctgggctggagcagacaGTGGTGATAGTGGAGCGGCAGCCTGTACAGAGCACTCCTCAGCAGGTGTCTGGATCTGaggcctctccttctctcagggATGCGCCTTCCTCCCTCAACCAGCTGCTGGATAACGCAGCCACCCCCAGCGTGCCTCCCAGGCCCACTCTGAGTGCTCCAACTGGGGATGCTGCGTGCAAGGAGAGCTCTAAAGCCTCCACAGTTTCAGAGAACCCATCCAGTGTTTTTCAGAGCTCGAATGTGGGGGCTACCACtgttgctactactgctgctgtgaACGAGCCAGAAGCGAAACCCAAGCCTCGCTCAACCCCCAGCCCAAAACTCCCAAATCCAGTCGGTAGTCCTAACCTGCAGCGCAATGCAAATACCAATCTGAATGCTAATCCCGGCCCTAGCCCCAATCTTAACCCAACTGACAGCCCCAACCTAAACTCTAACTCTAGCCCCAGCGTCAAGTCTAGCACCCCCAGCCCTAACTTAAACCCTACCATTACCCACGGCCCTACTCTAAACCCTACTCCTAGTCTTAGTGTCAGTGTGGGCGCCAGCGTCAGTCACAGTAGTCCCATCCCCAGCATCACCTCCAGCCCCAAACTTAACCCAAACCCTGCCGTTGGCCCCAAACCAACCCCCAGCCCTAAACCATCGACCAATGTCCCCACTGTCCTGCAGATCCCTGCATCATCCGCCACCATCTCCCCCAACCAGATCAGTTACACCCCTGCTCCCACCCCCCAGGCCTCCCCAGCCATCATCTCAGCTATGGTGGCAATGCCCAAAAAGAACATCAGACCCCAGCAGTCCAGCCAGCAGACCCGAGGTCCCCACACCCAGTTTATCACCACTCCTGTGTTTAACACCGGTACCCCCATCTTCCAGGTCCCTACAGTGTCTGTGGCCCCCAACGCCACGGTAGTGTCCCAGCCAGTCACCATGGTAAAGCCCATACAGGTGTCCACCACTAACATCCAGCTCACTGCTGCTCCAACCCAGGCCCAAGCCCCGGCCTCGActcaggctgctgtggtcagtgtGGCTAGCTACCAGCCTGCCCGAACGCTAGTTGGGCAGGTCCAGATGGCCACTAGACGTGCTTCCCCTGTCCCTGTTAGTACTCTGCCTCGTCCTCCGCAGCAAAGCCCTGGCACTCCCAAGTCAGAAACCCCGGGTGAGGCGCCCTCTGGCCAGAAATTGAGCCCACCTGTTGGGCAGCCATccccccatcccagcctctctcccacaGCCTTGGCGTTTGCCTCGTCTTCCGTCCAACAGCCCCTTGCGTCCCCTCCTCCATGCTCCAGTCCTGGTGCCCCAGCCAGCACCCGGAAGAGCCCTATGTCCCCCCCCTTGCCTGCCCAGGGAAAGCCTACCCAGACTCCTGGCTCTGCGCCACCAGTGGGTAATCGACCAGACTACCAGCAGGTTGCTGAAGCACGGGCTGCCCAACCTTTAGAGGTGACTTCCCAGCCCCAGAGGGGGCCGAACTGGGCTGTGCCCCCTCACGccttccctccaccccctgcATCTGTCATCCAGACTCGGACCACAGTGTCTGGAGCACAGACCAGGACCACAGTGTCTGGAGCACAGACCAGGACCACAGTGTCTGGAGCACAGACCAGGACCACAGTGTCTGGAGCACAGACCAGGACCACAGTGTCTGGAGCACAGACCAGGACCACAGTGTCTGGAGCACAGACCAGGACCACAGTGTCTGGAGCACAGACCAGGACCACAGCTGCTGCTGTTCCTCTGAAAGTTACCACTCCTCCTCCAGTATCAGCGCCAACTCCTGTCCTTGCGCAACCTACTGCaccagcccagtcctgtcttcctgcctctactactaccacccctcccccagtGTCAGTCCCTGTCCCCACCCGAACCCCTACTACTGCCCCTGTTCCTACCCCTGCTACGTCTCTCCCTGCTCCTTcttcagcctcagtcccaagTCCATCCCCATCCACCTCTCCTGTTGCTGGTGTCCCTGGACCCTCCAACCCCCCCGGTGACTCCCCAGCCATATCCTCCCTAGTGGCCCCTACCCCTACTGGGGCTCAGCCTGCCCCCATAGCCATGGAgcctcccagccagccagccccacTAGAGCCCCCAGCACCTGCAGGCAACACCCCAG TGTCAGTCCAACCTGAACCTCTACAGCAAGAGGAGCCTGCTGCTCCGGAGAAGACGG CAGAAGTTGCCACAGTAACTGAGCAAGG ATGGGCAAAGAAAAGAAAGAATCCTGTCAACTTAGTCCCAAG GGCTGCCGTGGAGAAGCCGAAAGGTCCCAGCAGACGGAGCTCGCGGGCTGaaaaggaggtggaggaggaaacGGTGGCAGACAGCGCGCAGAGGAAGAGACCAGCCAGGCCTGGAGCCAGCACTGTGGTTGCTGCTAAAG AAACCGGTGCCAGTCCTACCCAGGCTAAGAGAAGGAAGTCTAAGTGA